The Neochlamydia sp. S13 genome has a segment encoding these proteins:
- the rsgA gene encoding ribosome small subunit-dependent GTPase A gives MKNSKQDDLPRMPKKWVGCDLEADYFKDDRKNSRKERKLASAKDRSKYKKTDRDKRQKNKELHQNIKLAKEDLLRGRVLSITPQGIMVEHEDAIYACSMRGLLKKEKTQFKNLVTVGDLVLFQRTDAQEGLIAHVEERYSVLSRADNLSRRQEQLIAANIDQVLITVSVVNPPLKPFLVDRYIIAARKGGMEPVIVVNKIDLLDHPTTPATEKELYKDFLHAYKAAQIHVIPVSIVNEQGLDQLKSIMKNKASVFSGQSGVGKSSLINAITGLNFKVGKVVEKTKKGSHTTTTAKLIPLEFGGWCIDTPGIKSFGLWDLNKEEVEQYFPEIEEIGQQCKFPNCSHTHEKECAVHAAVENEKLSPLRFASYQYLLEALSQEHLRR, from the coding sequence ATGAAAAATTCTAAACAAGATGATCTGCCACGTATGCCAAAAAAATGGGTAGGTTGTGACCTTGAAGCCGATTATTTTAAAGATGACCGTAAAAATTCGCGGAAAGAGCGTAAACTAGCCTCTGCAAAAGATCGTTCCAAATACAAAAAAACAGATAGAGATAAACGGCAAAAAAATAAAGAACTCCATCAAAATATTAAACTTGCCAAAGAAGATTTACTACGGGGAAGAGTTCTATCCATTACCCCTCAAGGAATTATGGTAGAGCATGAGGATGCAATCTATGCCTGTTCTATGCGTGGTCTGTTAAAAAAGGAAAAAACACAATTTAAAAATCTTGTTACCGTAGGAGATTTGGTGTTATTTCAAAGAACAGATGCTCAGGAAGGCCTTATCGCGCATGTTGAAGAACGTTATTCTGTTTTATCGCGCGCTGACAATCTTTCAAGGCGTCAAGAGCAATTAATCGCTGCTAATATAGATCAGGTATTAATTACTGTTTCCGTCGTCAATCCACCCCTTAAGCCTTTTCTTGTGGATCGCTACATTATAGCCGCGCGCAAAGGCGGTATGGAACCTGTAATAGTGGTCAACAAGATTGATTTACTCGATCATCCTACCACACCCGCGACTGAGAAAGAACTTTATAAGGATTTTCTGCATGCTTATAAAGCCGCGCAGATTCATGTAATACCTGTTAGTATTGTTAACGAACAAGGGTTAGATCAGCTAAAAAGCATAATGAAAAATAAAGCGTCCGTTTTTTCAGGGCAATCAGGCGTAGGTAAATCCTCTCTTATTAATGCCATTACAGGCCTTAATTTTAAAGTAGGAAAAGTCGTGGAGAAGACTAAAAAAGGTTCTCATACTACTACCACGGCAAAGCTTATTCCGTTAGAATTTGGCGGCTGGTGTATAGACACTCCAGGAATTAAAAGTTTTGGCTTATGGGATCTTAATAAAGAAGAAGTCGAGCAATACTTTCCTGAAATTGAGGAAATCGGACAACAGTGCAAGTTTCCTAATTGTTCTCATACACATGAAAAAGAATGTGCTGTACATGCCGCCGTAGAAAACGAAAAGCTTTCTCCCTTACGCTTTGCTTCTTATCAGTATTTGCTAGAAGCTCTATCGCAAGAACACTTACGCCGTTAG
- a CDS encoding DUF2608 domain-containing protein yields MKNYFILRHPVRVRLASRGIFFLLAVALLFSRPLSAKVVETHRFADILQEVDSHSILFFDIDDTLINTTSMLGNTPWWSYFVSKMATANLSKDEARLEINKIIQKIMLQVPMRLIDPSAAEIIRQLQQKGILTFALTARCLNPDYMQKADLCAYKHLKSVGIDFSLNRLPKLIDSNSYKCFSQGIIFTDYQDKGPFLKDFLNYHFLRPSKVIFIDDSPRHMRSVESMMETMGIPFYGFRYSQLDHFHKQFDPLLANIQLEAFLQNDRLLSDEEALEIAQAQPDKNPDYFINELIRKWQN; encoded by the coding sequence ATGAAAAATTATTTTATCTTACGCCATCCAGTTCGCGTCCGGTTAGCTTCGAGGGGAATTTTTTTCTTGTTAGCTGTTGCCCTCCTATTCTCTAGGCCACTTTCAGCAAAAGTTGTAGAAACGCATCGTTTTGCTGATATTCTTCAAGAGGTAGATTCACATTCTATACTGTTTTTTGACATTGACGATACCCTGATTAATACGACGAGTATGCTAGGCAACACGCCGTGGTGGAGCTATTTTGTATCTAAAATGGCTACTGCTAATTTGTCTAAAGATGAGGCACGTTTAGAGATTAATAAAATCATTCAAAAAATTATGCTTCAAGTTCCGATGCGGCTGATAGATCCTTCTGCTGCTGAAATTATTAGACAACTTCAGCAAAAGGGAATTCTTACTTTTGCTTTAACAGCTCGTTGTTTAAATCCTGACTACATGCAAAAGGCTGACCTTTGTGCCTATAAACATTTAAAAAGTGTCGGCATTGATTTTTCTCTTAATCGACTGCCAAAATTGATTGATTCTAACTCCTACAAATGCTTTTCTCAAGGCATCATTTTTACCGATTATCAAGATAAAGGCCCTTTCTTAAAAGATTTTTTAAATTATCATTTTCTTCGCCCTAGTAAAGTTATATTTATCGATGATAGTCCGCGCCATATGAGGTCGGTGGAAAGCATGATGGAGACTATGGGTATACCATTTTATGGTTTTAGATACAGCCAGCTAGATCATTTTCATAAACAATTTGATCCTTTACTAGCAAATATTCAACTAGAAGCATTTCTTCAAAATGATCGCCTACTATCAGATGAGGAAGCATTAGAAATAGCTCAAGCGCAACCTGATAAAAATCCAGACTATTTTATTAATGAGCTTATAAGGAAGTGGCAAAATTGA
- a CDS encoding MBL fold metallo-hydrolase produces MIIHTIVSGPFQTNAYVISCPATLQAAIIDPAPGSAPVIIDYLTRNHLFASKILLTHSHWDHIADVAPLKNKYKISVYVHLLDANNVENPGSDGLPCWIDIEGAKPDHYVKAGEKVFVGNVTFEVIETPGHTPGGICFYSQEEQLLFSGDTLFKGTIGNLSFPTARPSLMWDSLSKLAKLPPDTRVFPGHGEATTIGAEEWLERAEEFFGN; encoded by the coding sequence ATGATTATCCATACAATTGTATCAGGTCCTTTTCAAACGAATGCTTATGTCATTAGCTGCCCTGCCACTTTGCAAGCAGCAATCATTGATCCTGCTCCAGGAAGTGCGCCGGTAATTATAGATTATCTCACTAGAAATCACTTATTTGCTTCCAAAATTCTTTTAACTCATTCGCACTGGGATCATATTGCTGATGTAGCGCCCCTTAAAAATAAATATAAGATTTCTGTGTATGTCCATTTGTTGGATGCAAATAATGTAGAAAACCCTGGAAGTGATGGCTTGCCTTGTTGGATTGATATAGAGGGAGCTAAACCTGATCATTATGTGAAAGCTGGTGAGAAGGTTTTTGTAGGGAATGTTACTTTTGAAGTCATCGAGACTCCTGGTCATACCCCTGGTGGTATTTGTTTTTATAGTCAAGAAGAGCAGCTGTTATTCTCAGGGGATACTTTATTTAAAGGTACGATTGGCAATTTATCTTTTCCTACGGCACGACCTTCCCTTATGTGGGATTCCTTATCAAAGCTTGCCAAGCTACCGCCTGATACGCGTGTATTTCCAGGACATGGAGAGGCCACTACGATAGGTGCCGAAGAATGGCTAGAGAGGGCCGAAGAGTTTTTTGGAAATTAA
- the eno gene encoding phosphopyruvate hydratase, which produces MSYIRSVKAIEILDSRGNPTLKVMITTDRDISAEASVPSGASTGQHEALELRDGDKRRFAGKGVQKAITHVNGPLAQILVGEHVFDQARLDRLMIASDGCENKSRFGANAILGASLALARAGALNAKLPLYRYIGGAHTHILPCPMINILNGGAHADNLLDFQEFMIRPTGAPSFHEAVRWGAEIFHTLKGILREEGHVTAVGDEGGFAPNLESNEIALEMIVSAIEKAGYRPGIDVSLALDCAASEFYDESTHLYKEKKKQKRKRPFIERTAEEVVDYLENLVKKFPIDSIEDGLAENDWLGWQHLTKKLGHQIQLVGDDIFVTNPKFLSRGFDLNVANSILIKPNQIGTLTETLETIRLAQNNSYAAIISHRSGETEDSIIADIAVATNAGQIKTGSLSRTDRVAKYNRLLNIEDSLQSVCRYWDSNLYKCRTGFSSPSSF; this is translated from the coding sequence ATGTCTTATATTCGCTCAGTAAAAGCTATAGAAATTTTGGATTCGCGCGGTAACCCTACCCTTAAAGTCATGATTACTACCGATCGTGATATTAGTGCCGAAGCTTCAGTGCCTTCAGGTGCATCGACAGGCCAGCATGAAGCCTTAGAGCTTAGAGATGGAGATAAGAGACGTTTTGCAGGTAAAGGGGTGCAAAAAGCTATCACACATGTGAATGGACCCCTCGCTCAAATTCTAGTAGGAGAGCATGTCTTTGATCAGGCTCGTCTAGATCGTCTGATGATCGCCAGTGATGGCTGTGAAAATAAAAGTCGTTTTGGAGCCAATGCAATTTTAGGAGCTTCTTTAGCCTTAGCACGAGCAGGAGCCCTTAACGCTAAACTTCCCTTATACCGCTACATAGGTGGAGCTCATACCCATATTCTTCCTTGCCCGATGATTAACATTCTTAATGGCGGAGCTCATGCTGATAATCTGCTTGATTTCCAAGAATTTATGATTCGACCTACAGGAGCTCCTTCCTTTCATGAAGCTGTACGCTGGGGAGCAGAGATTTTTCATACTTTAAAAGGAATACTGAGAGAAGAAGGCCATGTTACGGCAGTAGGTGACGAAGGAGGCTTTGCTCCTAATCTTGAGTCCAATGAGATCGCTTTAGAAATGATAGTCTCAGCCATCGAAAAAGCAGGATACCGTCCTGGCATCGATGTATCGCTAGCATTAGATTGCGCGGCTTCTGAGTTCTATGATGAATCTACTCATCTTTATAAAGAGAAAAAGAAACAAAAAAGAAAGAGACCCTTTATCGAACGAACAGCCGAAGAAGTCGTAGATTATTTAGAAAATTTGGTAAAGAAGTTTCCTATCGATTCAATTGAAGATGGACTGGCCGAAAATGATTGGCTGGGTTGGCAGCATCTTACTAAAAAATTAGGACATCAAATTCAGCTAGTAGGAGATGACATTTTCGTGACTAATCCTAAATTCCTGTCGCGGGGTTTTGACCTAAATGTCGCTAATTCCATTTTAATTAAACCCAACCAGATTGGTACCTTAACTGAGACGTTAGAAACTATTCGCTTAGCTCAAAACAATAGCTATGCTGCTATTATTTCTCATCGTTCGGGGGAAACTGAAGACAGCATAATTGCCGATATAGCGGTGGCTACAAATGCGGGGCAAATTAAAACAGGTTCTCTTTCTCGTACAGACCGAGTCGCCAAATATAATCGTTTACTTAATATTGAAGACAGTCTTCAAAGTGTGTGCCGTTATTGGGATAGTAACCTGTATAAATGTAGGACGGGTTTTTCCTCGCCCTCGTCTTTTTAA
- a CDS encoding IS4 family transposase, translating into MKEIDELREVLSQTLDWNRARLTCFCQIVLALFRVRSVNLTQLATAFQGKAKLDSHYKRLQRFFRELKFDMLDAFKIILQIFPIKRKVWLIIDRTNWQVGSKNINILTLAMAYEGTAIPLAWFVMNKAGNSSTNERIEVLEKVIRQLGPSKIAGLIGDREFIGSQWFDYLIKSEIPFYMRIREDTLVEGARNGYAVSLRDVFRHLKEGKKKVLAQPLQMLGHSFYVAASRLKDELLLVVTNKNPKKAISIYKTRWEIETLFACLKTRGFCLEDTHLTYTDRIEKLIFALSIAFCWAYKLGNIAANVVPISIKKHGRKAKSLFRYGLDKIRKILLGTPRYFNLFLWLLKLFDPLLSSSIPKRVFL; encoded by the coding sequence ATGAAAGAAATAGACGAGCTAAGAGAAGTTTTAAGTCAAACTTTAGATTGGAACCGAGCAAGACTTACATGCTTTTGCCAAATTGTTCTAGCTCTTTTTAGGGTTAGAAGCGTTAATCTTACTCAACTAGCCACAGCTTTTCAAGGAAAAGCAAAACTAGACTCCCACTATAAAAGGCTACAGCGCTTTTTCCGAGAACTAAAATTTGACATGTTGGATGCTTTTAAAATCATTTTACAAATATTTCCTATTAAAAGGAAAGTATGGCTGATTATAGATAGAACAAATTGGCAGGTAGGTAGCAAAAACATTAATATTTTAACCTTAGCGATGGCCTATGAAGGAACAGCTATTCCGTTGGCCTGGTTTGTGATGAATAAAGCTGGTAATTCCTCTACTAATGAACGCATAGAAGTTTTAGAAAAAGTTATTAGGCAATTAGGCCCATCAAAAATTGCAGGTCTTATTGGAGACAGAGAATTTATAGGGAGTCAATGGTTTGATTATCTGATAAAAAGTGAGATTCCTTTTTATATGCGTATTAGGGAAGACACTCTAGTGGAAGGAGCAAGAAATGGCTATGCAGTTTCTCTTAGAGACGTATTTCGTCATCTAAAAGAGGGTAAAAAAAAAGTGTTAGCTCAACCTTTACAGATGCTCGGCCATTCCTTTTATGTAGCTGCAAGCCGTCTAAAAGATGAGCTTTTACTCGTGGTCACTAATAAAAATCCAAAAAAAGCTATAAGCATCTACAAAACTAGATGGGAAATAGAGACCTTATTTGCTTGTCTAAAAACGCGAGGCTTTTGCTTGGAAGATACGCATTTAACATATACTGACAGAATTGAGAAACTTATCTTTGCCTTAAGTATTGCTTTTTGTTGGGCGTATAAACTAGGTAATATAGCTGCAAATGTAGTCCCTATTAGCATTAAGAAGCATGGTAGAAAAGCTAAAAGTTTGTTTCGCTATGGGTTGGATAAAATAAGGAAAATCTTATTGGGAACACCTAGGTATTTTAACCTTTTTCTTTGGTTGCTAAAGCTTTTTGACCCCTTGTTATCCTCAAGTATACCTAAGAGGGTTTTTTTATGA
- a CDS encoding RNA methyltransferase, translating to MKELSSPQHPLIKHLVKLRQNHDYRWHHQALVLEGIKLIAEASSLLTFKTILASSPHLLPKNVKAEKIILAAPTLIQKVSGLQSSEGILAEAPMPKFSNLYGKKYLLALDRINDPGNLGTIIRSAIALGWEGIFLLEETCDPFNEKALRASRGAVFKIPMRQGAWKDLQEIIKVNNLQGLVADIKGVPFEQIKPSAGVLLVLSNEAQGPSQEAFSIGSPITIPMSGEMESLNVSVAAGLLLYSLRQKRELL from the coding sequence ATGAAAGAACTTTCTAGCCCTCAGCATCCTTTAATTAAACATTTAGTAAAGCTACGTCAAAATCATGATTATCGCTGGCATCATCAGGCCCTCGTGCTTGAAGGGATCAAATTAATCGCTGAGGCCAGTTCTTTGCTTACTTTTAAAACTATCTTAGCTTCCTCTCCCCATCTTTTACCTAAAAATGTGAAAGCCGAAAAAATTATTTTAGCTGCTCCTACGCTCATTCAAAAAGTATCAGGCCTCCAATCTTCTGAAGGCATCCTAGCTGAAGCACCTATGCCTAAATTCTCTAATCTTTATGGAAAAAAATACCTCTTGGCGTTAGATCGTATCAACGATCCCGGCAATCTAGGTACCATTATTCGCTCAGCCATAGCTTTAGGATGGGAAGGCATTTTTTTACTCGAGGAAACTTGCGATCCTTTTAATGAGAAAGCCCTGCGTGCCTCTCGTGGGGCTGTGTTTAAAATTCCTATGCGTCAAGGTGCTTGGAAAGACTTACAAGAGATTATTAAAGTAAACAACTTACAAGGCTTAGTTGCTGACATTAAGGGAGTCCCTTTTGAACAGATAAAGCCTTCGGCAGGAGTTCTTTTAGTTTTAAGCAATGAAGCTCAAGGGCCTTCTCAAGAAGCTTTTTCTATCGGTTCACCGATCACCATTCCTATGTCTGGGGAAATGGAATCTCTCAATGTTTCCGTAGCAGCAGGACTCTTACTTTATAGTTTGCGCCAAAAGAGAGAACTTTTATGA
- a CDS encoding protein-L-isoaspartate(D-aspartate) O-methyltransferase: MPLDDDYSHKRQEMVRTQLLARGITDPATLEAMRHVPRHLFVPASMQEDAYEDRPLPIGEGQTISQPFIVALMNQLAEITPSSIVLDIGTGSGYAAAVAAYTAQEVYTVEFLPSLAYAAQQCFKQQAYHSIHCKVADGSLGWPEHAPYDAIIVAAGAPAIPQTLIKQLKIGGRLIIPVGDSFSQLLLRLRKTSEETYTQETFEPVRFVPLIGKEGWES, from the coding sequence ATGCCACTTGATGATGATTATTCTCACAAAAGGCAAGAGATGGTAAGAACACAGCTTCTTGCCCGAGGGATTACTGATCCAGCTACCCTGGAAGCTATGCGGCATGTCCCTCGCCACTTATTTGTTCCTGCTTCTATGCAAGAAGATGCCTATGAAGATAGGCCTTTACCTATAGGGGAGGGGCAGACTATTAGCCAGCCTTTTATAGTTGCTTTGATGAATCAATTAGCTGAAATTACTCCTAGTTCAATTGTATTGGATATTGGCACCGGCTCTGGCTATGCAGCAGCTGTAGCTGCCTATACAGCGCAAGAAGTCTATACTGTTGAATTTTTGCCTAGCCTAGCGTATGCGGCTCAACAATGCTTTAAACAGCAAGCCTATCATTCTATCCATTGTAAGGTGGCAGATGGCTCCTTAGGCTGGCCTGAACATGCCCCTTATGATGCTATCATTGTTGCTGCAGGTGCTCCTGCAATTCCTCAAACTCTTATCAAACAACTAAAAATTGGCGGTCGCCTGATTATTCCTGTGGGCGATAGCTTTAGCCAACTTCTACTGCGTCTGCGTAAAACCTCTGAGGAAACATACACTCAAGAGACCTTTGAACCTGTTCGCTTCGTTCCTCTAATAGGTAAAGAAGGATGGGAAAGTTAG
- a CDS encoding IS5 family transposase → MRTIYPSNLSDYECETIKVYFEVAYSKGGRPFKHVKREIMESISYVLRTDFHCHYLPKDFPPWNTVCTYFKK, encoded by the coding sequence ATGAGGACTATCTATCCTAGTAATTTATCAGATTATGAATGTGAAACTATTAAAGTTTACTTTGAAGTAGCTTACAGCAAAGGAGGTAGACCCTTTAAACATGTAAAAAGGGAAATAATGGAATCTATTTCTTATGTCTTACGAACCGATTTTCACTGCCATTATTTACCCAAAGATTTTCCTCCTTGGAACACGGTTTGCACTTATTTTAAGAAGTAG
- a CDS encoding peroxiredoxin, whose product MGVLVGKQAPEFRAKAVIEGRIINNFSLVDFLGKNVVFFFYPLDFTFVCPTELHAFQEKIEEFEKRDTQLVACSVDSPYCHAAWLNTPKSKGGIQGLTYPIVSDMNRCIACDYDVLIQHEGIAYRGLFIIDKKGVVRHQVVNDLPLGRNVEEVLRMLDALVFIEENGEVCPANWQKGSRTMKPTSEGLEHYFTSV is encoded by the coding sequence ATGGGTGTGTTAGTGGGTAAGCAAGCCCCAGAATTTAGGGCAAAAGCGGTTATAGAGGGGCGAATTATCAACAATTTCTCATTGGTTGATTTTTTAGGCAAAAATGTTGTTTTTTTCTTCTATCCTTTAGACTTTACTTTTGTGTGTCCTACAGAGTTACATGCCTTTCAAGAAAAAATTGAAGAATTTGAAAAGAGAGATACTCAATTGGTTGCTTGTTCGGTAGATAGTCCCTATTGTCATGCGGCTTGGCTAAATACTCCTAAATCAAAAGGAGGCATTCAGGGCCTAACTTATCCCATCGTGTCTGATATGAACCGTTGTATTGCCTGCGATTATGATGTGCTTATTCAGCATGAAGGCATTGCCTATCGAGGGCTTTTTATTATAGATAAAAAAGGTGTTGTACGCCATCAGGTTGTCAATGATTTGCCATTAGGCCGTAATGTCGAAGAAGTTCTGCGGATGTTAGATGCCTTGGTCTTTATCGAAGAGAATGGCGAAGTTTGCCCTGCTAATTGGCAAAAAGGTAGTAGAACGATGAAGCCTACTAGCGAAGGGCTTGAGCACTACTTTACTTCTGTTTAA
- the yajC gene encoding preprotein translocase subunit YajC — protein MTCFSTLGFTLLNNTIAFAQEGTNLEIVPRDQGMTQTFVMIAIALIFFYLILWRPEQKRRKAIEEQRSALKKGDRVTAMGIVGTIVRIEENTVILKMYDGSKIEMLKAAITDVIAATEEEAKKADKEERKVEEKNF, from the coding sequence ATGACTTGCTTTTCTACACTTGGCTTTACTCTATTGAATAATACGATAGCTTTTGCGCAAGAGGGCACTAACCTTGAAATCGTTCCCCGTGATCAAGGAATGACTCAAACTTTTGTAATGATTGCGATCGCTCTGATTTTTTTCTATTTGATCTTATGGAGACCGGAGCAAAAACGTCGTAAAGCCATAGAAGAGCAGCGTAGCGCCTTGAAAAAAGGCGATCGAGTAACTGCTATGGGGATTGTCGGAACGATCGTGCGTATAGAAGAGAATACTGTTATACTTAAAATGTATGATGGCTCAAAAATCGAGATGCTTAAAGCAGCTATTACTGATGTAATAGCAGCCACAGAGGAAGAAGCTAAAAAAGCTGATAAAGAAGAGCGAAAAGTTGAGGAAAAAAACTTTTAA
- a CDS encoding leucine-rich repeat domain-containing protein, translating to MMPSDSISNAQATFRTTVSENIEDPVSGELMTRAVTLFPCGHTFNEDTVIQCLARNKLCPLDRTLIERHAPNYTVRHLAETAESHPLEEIKHEPSEEAAGHFLRGKELAEKGEHATAIEALLQALQLTPTYEKAQAYLEFCLKRSSEASSSLQPLPLVFSDKDKEKKLPSLGSYKERYTELLFNLLEEPSIQEHSTLKKILENQLEELMSQDSEELNQEGKISYKWTEKLLGENKKIRQFALEKLRQIHQSSSSLASTAPQSSISTSSSTSSKEIQPLSPLSVTPLSMASLYNAIIQVHFSEGNGDFIKQARILDKIYEIDSTLPIEEKVPYIFQKLFTLAASLSPTEFEGNAKESKAFTLSNYSSYLLNINRLLLWQKLPGGTEFLNQPQIQALPLKKKGELLTQWIEEHGKDIISLNLDKSGLTSLPPEIGQLSQLQRLDLASNRLTAIPAEIGQLSQLQRLNLAGNLLTSIPAEIWQLTKLQWLCLGYNLLTAIPAEIGQLSQLQALYLYCNQLTSIPAEIWQLSQLQSLNLARNRLTAISAEIGQLSQLQSLDLGGNPLTAIPAEIWQLSQLHTLWLSNNQLTTIPAEIGQLSQLRMLYLSDNQLTTIPAEIGQLSQLHILWLSNNQLTTIPAEIRQLPQLRQLKIEGNLF from the coding sequence ATGATGCCGTCAGATTCTATTTCTAACGCCCAGGCAACTTTCCGTACTACAGTTTCAGAGAATATAGAAGATCCCGTCTCAGGAGAGCTGATGACTCGGGCGGTTACTTTGTTTCCTTGTGGTCATACCTTTAATGAAGATACCGTCATTCAATGCTTAGCACGCAATAAACTTTGTCCCCTAGATAGAACTCTTATTGAAAGGCATGCACCTAACTACACGGTCAGGCACCTGGCCGAAACGGCTGAATCTCATCCATTAGAGGAAATTAAGCATGAGCCTAGTGAGGAAGCTGCAGGACATTTCTTGCGTGGTAAAGAACTTGCTGAAAAAGGAGAGCATGCCACTGCTATAGAAGCTTTATTGCAAGCTTTGCAATTAACTCCTACGTATGAAAAAGCCCAAGCCTATCTTGAATTTTGCCTTAAACGCTCTTCCGAAGCTTCTTCATCTTTACAGCCCCTTCCTCTCGTTTTTTCTGATAAAGATAAAGAAAAAAAACTTCCTTCTTTAGGCTCTTATAAAGAGCGCTACACTGAGCTCTTATTCAATCTTTTAGAAGAACCTTCCATTCAAGAGCATTCAACCTTAAAGAAAATACTAGAGAATCAATTGGAAGAGTTGATGAGCCAGGACAGTGAAGAACTGAACCAGGAAGGAAAAATAAGTTATAAATGGACGGAAAAATTACTCGGAGAAAATAAAAAGATTAGGCAATTTGCCCTTGAAAAACTGCGCCAAATCCACCAAAGTTCTTCCTCTCTTGCCTCAACCGCTCCCCAATCTTCTATTTCTACCTCTTCTTCAACCTCCTCTAAAGAAATTCAACCTCTTTCTCCTCTATCTGTAACACCTCTTTCCATGGCCTCTCTTTACAACGCAATCATCCAAGTTCATTTTTCTGAAGGGAATGGGGATTTTATAAAACAAGCGCGTATTTTAGATAAGATTTATGAAATTGACTCTACTCTTCCTATTGAAGAAAAAGTGCCCTACATCTTTCAAAAGCTCTTTACTTTGGCCGCTTCTCTTTCTCCTACAGAATTTGAAGGAAATGCTAAGGAAAGCAAGGCTTTTACCCTTTCAAATTATTCCTCCTATCTATTAAATATTAACCGCCTCTTACTTTGGCAAAAGCTACCGGGAGGAACAGAGTTCTTAAACCAACCACAGATTCAAGCTTTACCTTTAAAGAAAAAAGGAGAGCTGCTAACGCAGTGGATAGAAGAGCATGGTAAAGATATCATCTCTCTGAACTTAGATAAGTCAGGCTTGACGTCTTTACCACCAGAAATAGGGCAGCTTTCTCAGCTGCAAAGACTTGACTTAGCTAGCAACCGATTAACCGCTATTCCTGCAGAAATTGGGCAGCTTTCTCAGCTGCAAAGGCTTAACTTAGCCGGCAACCTGCTAACCAGTATTCCTGCGGAAATCTGGCAGCTTACTAAGCTGCAGTGGCTTTGTTTAGGCTACAACCTACTCACCGCTATTCCTGCGGAAATAGGGCAGCTTTCTCAGCTGCAAGCCCTTTACTTATACTGCAACCAGCTAACTAGTATTCCTGCGGAAATCTGGCAGCTTTCTCAGCTGCAAAGCCTTAACCTAGCCAGAAACCGATTAACCGCTATATCTGCAGAAATTGGGCAGCTGTCTCAGCTGCAAAGCCTTGACTTAGGCGGCAACCCACTCACCGCTATTCCTGCGGAAATCTGGCAGCTTTCTCAGCTGCACACCCTTTGGTTAAGCAACAATCAACTAACTACTATTCCTGCGGAAATCGGGCAGCTTTCTCAGCTGCGAATGCTTTACTTAAGCGACAACCAGCTAACTACTATTCCTGCTGAGATCGGGCAGCTTTCTCAGCTGCACATTCTTTGGTTAAGCAACAATCAACTAACTACTATTCCTGCGGAAATCCGGCAGCTTCCTCAACTTAGACAGCTTAAAATTGAGGGAAATCTCTTTTAG
- a CDS encoding carbonic anhydrase, which yields MKKLIQEIAHFKKNLSEEGRALFARLALGQKPEALFIACSDSRLMPSLFASTHPGNIFVLRNIGNLIPPASSSPYDSSASAVLEFSTFSLNVSDIIVCGHSECGAMQALARGVDGHTCPHLGSWLKHGEEALNKVRKGLSINPSLSEHNQISQINVLQQMQHVISYPFIQERVEKKQLRVHGWWFDIAQADVYCYKQDLHQFVLIDEEEANLIANNLS from the coding sequence ATGAAAAAACTCATTCAAGAAATTGCGCATTTTAAAAAGAACCTTAGCGAGGAGGGGCGCGCGCTTTTTGCTCGGTTGGCACTCGGGCAAAAGCCAGAAGCACTTTTTATTGCATGCTCTGATAGTCGCCTAATGCCTAGCCTTTTTGCTTCTACTCATCCCGGAAATATATTTGTGCTAAGAAACATTGGAAATTTAATACCTCCAGCTTCTTCCTCACCTTACGATAGCAGTGCTTCGGCAGTATTAGAATTTTCTACATTTTCTCTTAACGTTTCTGATATTATTGTTTGCGGTCATTCTGAATGTGGAGCTATGCAAGCTCTAGCTCGAGGGGTCGATGGCCATACTTGCCCCCATCTTGGTTCCTGGCTAAAGCATGGAGAAGAAGCTTTAAACAAGGTGAGAAAAGGACTTAGTATTAACCCTTCTTTATCCGAGCATAATCAAATCTCTCAAATTAATGTGCTTCAACAAATGCAACATGTTATCAGCTATCCTTTCATTCAAGAACGCGTGGAAAAAAAGCAGCTTCGAGTGCATGGATGGTGGTTTGATATAGCACAAGCGGATGTCTATTGTTATAAGCAAGATCTTCATCAATTTGTTTTGATTGATGAAGAAGAAGCAAATCTAATCGCAAATAATTTAAGCTAG